TTTATGACAATAAGTAACTCTTTTGACAAAACTGCATTCTGTCCCATATATACCTCCCTTATTTCGTGGTTCGGTTATCATCATGATTCGGTTATCACACATGGTTATACGTGCTCACCATCACACAGATGAATTATACCCCTACACTCCATATTCTTGAAGATAAATATTATAGATTTTCCCAGATTGCGTTCATATTGTTGAAAATATTTTTTTGCTTTATCGTTATTTATTGATATACTGTTATATCTTATGAAAACATCTATTCTTACGATAACATTAAATCCGGCTATCGATAAAACACTCATCGTTCCACATTTCAAAATTGGTAATGAATCTCGTGAACAAGGACTTACTCTGAGTGCCGGCGGTAAAGGCCTGAACGTATCGCGCGTATTGAAACATCTTGGATTAGCAAACACTGCCGCGGGCTTTGCGGGCGGGTCTCATGCGACATTCTTAAAAAGACAGCTTACAGAAGAAAAAATACATTACTATTTCTGCCCCATAGAAAATAATTCCCGTACCAGTGTTACGATTATTGATCCATTGGGAAATACAATTACCCGTATCATGGAAAACGGGCCCGTTATATCAGCTAAAGAAGCGGCAGCTTTCATGCAACGGATTAGGGAGATTATTCCCAATTACCACTATATTGTTATATCCGGCAAGAACGCTCCCGGCCTCCCTGATACAATGTACGCCGATCTTTTAGGTGTCGCCAAGAAACACAACTTGTTCACCGTGCTTGATACGAGCGGCAAGCCATATGCATGCGGCCTCAAGAAAAAACCGTTTATGATCGCGCCAAATCTTAAGGAAGCCGAGGAGGCAACAGGAAACACATCGCTTACCCTGAAAAAAATAAAACAGACGTTAGTTGGTTTTCACCGGGCTGGCATTAAGATCGCTACCGTCACTATGGGCCCACGCGGCGCAATGGCATACAACGGAAAAGAAATGCTCCATGCGATTCCTCCCCGCGTAGACAGAAAAAATCCTGTCGGATGCGGAGATGCATTCATCGCAGGATTTATTGCCTCACATGCTGAAGGGAATGACTTTGCTAAAAATGTCCGTATGGCTACCGCATGCGGGACTGCAAACGTGTTGAGCATAAAACCAGGCCTTGTAACACCGCGGGTCGTGAAACAAATCTTTAAAGAGGTACAGGTAAAAGCAGTTACACTATAATCGCATACACGTAAAAGAATACCCCTTTATCCTATCACATATACCAAGCAGCTTCTTTATCTACCAAATAAGTCACTATTCCATCTTGCAGGCGAATCAACGCCGCAGGTAAATCACACGCGGTGTTTTTTAATACTTTTACCACCTGATAAGCTTTATCTTTGCCGCTCATGAGAAAGACAATGTGCTTTGCCTGATTCAGTACCGGAAAAGTAAGTGTAATGCGCTCATGGTTCACGGTATCGTTTTTAACTGAAACGACCCACCTTTTTCGTTCACTAAGTGATGTCAGTCCCGGAAAAAGTGATGCAGTATGTCCATCACCACCAATCCCAAGAAACATAAGATCAAACCGGGGAAACTGTATATTGCGCGCACAGAAAAATTCTTTTATAGCATCTTCATATCCTCGTGCAGCATTTTCAGCAGTATTGTTTTCTACCGGTACGCGCACAACATGTGCAGGAATAATGCCAAGAGGTTTTACCATATTCTCATATATTGATTTATAGTTATTATCATCATGATCAATGCCAACATATCGTTCGTCAACTTGAAAAATATAGGTATCTTTCCAGGGAAGCTCTTTTTTGAGTGTTGCACATTTCTGATATAATGGAATAGGTGTACTTCCGCCGGATAACGCGACAGTGAAATATCCTTTTTCTTCAATTGCTTCTGCAGCCGTTTCTTTCCAGGTGGTAAGTGCCGCATCAATAAGACTATTGCGGTCAGGTACAATTTGAATTATTTTGTTTTCCGCGCTCACAGTGGTCTCCACAGCCGGCCATCTTTCTCTAGCAATTTATCAGCACCTTTCGGCCCCATACTACCGGCAGTATATAACGGGATATCCTCTGCATATGTTTTTTCCCATCGAGCGATGATCGGATCGACAATGTCCCACATAGCCAAAATACCGTCTTGCCGCGCAAACAGCATTAAATCTCCCTTAATGCAATCGATGAGCAACCTCTCATAATCAGGATTTCTTTTTGTATTAAATATTTTTTCATAATTAAAAAGCATATCTACAGGGCAGGTTCTGTTTCCCTGTCCGGGGTATTT
This Candidatus Ancaeobacter aquaticus DNA region includes the following protein-coding sequences:
- a CDS encoding 1-phosphofructokinase family hexose kinase, whose translation is MKTSILTITLNPAIDKTLIVPHFKIGNESREQGLTLSAGGKGLNVSRVLKHLGLANTAAGFAGGSHATFLKRQLTEEKIHYYFCPIENNSRTSVTIIDPLGNTITRIMENGPVISAKEAAAFMQRIREIIPNYHYIVISGKNAPGLPDTMYADLLGVAKKHNLFTVLDTSGKPYACGLKKKPFMIAPNLKEAEEATGNTSLTLKKIKQTLVGFHRAGIKIATVTMGPRGAMAYNGKEMLHAIPPRVDRKNPVGCGDAFIAGFIASHAEGNDFAKNVRMATACGTANVLSIKPGLVTPRVVKQIFKEVQVKAVTL
- the pgl gene encoding 6-phosphogluconolactonase, with the translated sequence MSAENKIIQIVPDRNSLIDAALTTWKETAAEAIEEKGYFTVALSGGSTPIPLYQKCATLKKELPWKDTYIFQVDERYVGIDHDDNNYKSIYENMVKPLGIIPAHVVRVPVENNTAENAARGYEDAIKEFFCARNIQFPRFDLMFLGIGGDGHTASLFPGLTSLSERKRWVVSVKNDTVNHERITLTFPVLNQAKHIVFLMSGKDKAYQVVKVLKNTACDLPAALIRLQDGIVTYLVDKEAAWYM